A region of the Ctenopharyngodon idella isolate HZGC_01 chromosome 2, HZGC01, whole genome shotgun sequence genome:
AGCCTCACCAGAAAACTTGTACGTCATCGCTGTGTCAAAAGAGATTTTGTTGCACTGCCGCCTGTTTAATTAGCGTCTTTGTGTAAAGTCCAGTGTCATTCGATAcgattcttcttttttttaggtGTGGCTGAGCAGTTTGCCATTGCAGAGGCGAAGCTCCGTGCCTGGACCTCTGTAGATGAGGAGGAGATGGACGAAGAGTCATATGAAGAGGACCCTCCTCTATATGACGAGCCAATCACAACAACTCTGAGCTCAGGTGAGCGTGGCCTTCAAAGTGGCCCTAGAATGTACTTACACACTTGagccacaaattaaaatatatgaaaggcgaatttgtttgtttttgtaacaaaatatcaaagcgAGTTgcatacattaccattcaaaaactttttttttttttttttttgttgcagtccataactttttttggttaaaaattatccaaaatcaattattgagcaagtacatatccagtcagtgttcaaaactttctccttaccttagcccaattcacaacggtaagcttgtaataatgttttataatttgagtggtactggtaggtttccgcagGAAATACGAGCTTgcctttgcgtcattacgtcacgtctgtttacataaagaaggagtcccggacgctgcaggtggcggatcatttatagccttttctcacagcggctgcaataattaaacttgtcATTTTAATGGTGGATtataatccagaaaggtccaaatgacaatcatcagtgataactggagattcacccgtaaaAAAACCATCAAAATCGAAACACTTTGGACGCTGATACACTAAATACACGtagtcacacaatgctgatgttgttaacattagcaatttaagaacaaagtataacgataataataatttgcacggtttgttgcgatatgagctaagcgatcgttagatttaatcacactggtagcgcgatttattgtaatgcttttttttttttctcagttggtcagaacaaaagtggcagacatgttacttacttgttcactTTCtgatgaaaattcttattttggtcatacttctaAGACGTagatctgtgattctgaagtacagtatccacactggTGTGGTgactcctcaaaacattagattcatccgcgctgaggagccgtgccgaggcACAGCCCACATAAataataattccgcaaataactgcaattacaggtttcaaacagagatggcgacaaagagataaaagttacggactgcagctttaaggaaATTAAagcagcaaggatgtattaaatcaaaagtgagagttaagacatttataatgttacaaaaaatttctgtttcaaataaatgctgttcttttgaagtttctattcatcaaagaatcctgaaaaacatatcctggtttccacaaaaatattaagtagcacaactttCTTCAACATTGAGAAATGtattttgagcagcaaatcagcatattaaaatgatttccaaaggatcatgtgacactgaagactggagtaatgatgctaaaaaaaaaaataaaaaatatatatatatatatataaaataatattttgcattattatttactatatatgatcaaataaatgtagccttggtgagcatgagagactaCTTATAAAAGTAATATCTTAAAAAccccaaattttgaacagtagcatATATTTGAAAGATATAAAGCACAAGCACTTGGTTTGGTATTTTGTATGTAATGCAGTGACGTGTCAAAAAGTGTCCAGATACATTTTGCAGACTCTGTACATTTGCATTTTCCTTAGATGTCACAGTACATCTTTTTTGTTGAtcttgaattcatttttttggaACATAAGTCTTGTCATTTCATTCATCTCTTCTGCTTTTTCTCAtctgttttttgtgttttctgctTAATTTCTTCCTTTTTGGTACCATTTGTCCTTCATGTcttctttctgtctctttccaTCTTCTTTTCCACTTCTATCCTCTCCAACCTGTATCTATAGGTATTCTTACACTTTGCTCCTCCCTCAGACGCGGTATTATCCAATCAAAGCTGCCCAGTGCCAAGTCAGGCTGAGACAGACGTCGCTGAACTCGCATTCAGTCAGTCAGACACCGACCGGAGTGTGCAGGAACCCTTCTCCACACAGACAGACCAAGACGACCTGCTCATCTCAGAAGAAGTGCCACCACATGCCCAAGAACTCCAGCTTTCAGAAGGGGAGGGCGACAGGGCAATGTGTGCGGTTTACAAACCAGACCGCAGGCCTTTGTGGAGCAAGGGAGACTCCTGCTACTACTCCACCTCCTACTCCGAGTCTGGCCTTTCACCcgaggaagaagaagaggatGGAAGAGATGTGGAGGAAGGGGAGGACAACGTCTTTCAGGAAGTCATCCGCTGGTACAGACACTGCCGAAGCATCTCCGATACCTCTGGAGCCGTGTCTTTtgatgaggaagaggaggaggaagagcagGAAGAAGGTTCCAAGCAGTGACGCTGTGCTCTCGCTCGCCCTTTTGTCTCAGTCCCTTTGTAGTAACCCTTCTGTGAAGTGTTTGTCCAGTCTGTTATGCATTCAGACACGATGGCTTGTTTTTCTTCTCCATactttaaaagggatagtttatctaaaaaattaaaattcagtcacCATTTACTCTCCCGCATGTCCATCGTAATCTGTTTGacttttttctgtgaaacattaaagattgaaatgttttttggttttatttttaatgataataaccctggttcAAACTGGTCTTTTCAatacaattaaagggttagttcacccaaaaatgttaattaattgtcattaattactcaccctcatgtcgttccaaacctgttagaccttcgttcatcttcagaacacaaattaagatatttttgataaaatccgatggctcagtgaagccactattgacagcaagataattaacactttcaaatgcccagaaaggtactcaagacatatttaaaacagttcctgtgactacagtggttcaaccttaaagttatgaagcgacgagaatactttttgtgtgccaaaaaacaaataacgactttattcaacaatatctagtgatgggcgatttcaaaacactgcttcatgaagcttcgaagctttacaaatcttttgtttcgaatcagtggttcagagcttatatcaaactgccaaagtcaagtgatttctgtaaacgaggcttcgttatgacataaatgtttcgaaatttcaatggttcaccactggggggcgtgattttggcagtttgatacacgctccgaaccaatgatttgaaacaaaagattcgtaaagcttcgcaaagtattctcgtcgcttcataacattgaggttgaaccactgtagtcacatgaactgttttaaacatgtattttagtatctttctgggcatttgaaagtgttaa
Encoded here:
- the fam131aa gene encoding protein FAM131A, with protein sequence MLYPCAMLLTALPQLNLKVDDPIDMLPKSRKALSIQEIAALARSSFNGISQVVKDHVTKPTAMAQGRVAHLIEWKGWSKPLDPPSATLQSHFNSYSHLSEGEQEARFAAGVAEQFAIAEAKLRAWTSVDEEEMDEESYEEDPPLYDEPITTTLSSDAVLSNQSCPVPSQAETDVAELAFSQSDTDRSVQEPFSTQTDQDDLLISEEVPPHAQELQLSEGEGDRAMCAVYKPDRRPLWSKGDSCYYSTSYSESGLSPEEEEEDGRDVEEGEDNVFQEVIRWYRHCRSISDTSGAVSFDEEEEEEEQEEGSKQ